In Devosia beringensis, a single window of DNA contains:
- the rpoC gene encoding DNA-directed RNA polymerase subunit beta', whose product MNHHSHVMDPFNPAVPVQTFDQMKISIASPEKILSWSYGEIKKPETINYRTFKPERDGLFCARIFGPVKDYECLCGKYKRMKFKGVICEKCGVEVTLSRVRRERMGHIELAAPVAHIWFLKSLPSRIALLLDMTLKDIERILYFENYVVLDPGLTPFTQHELLNEEQFLDAQDEYGADSFTAKIGAEAIRDILLALDLEKIAANLRVEIAESTTELKPKKLAKRLKIVEQFIVSGNKPEWMIMTIIPVIPPELRPLVPLDGGRFATSDLNDLYRRVINRNNRLKRLIELRAPDIIIRNEKRMLQEAVDALFDNGRRGRTITGANKRPLKSLSDMLKGKQGRFRQNLLGKRVDYSGRSVITVGPNLKLHQCGLPKKMALELFKPFIYSRLEAKGFSSTVKQAKKLVEKEKPEVWDILDEVIREHPVLLNRAPTLHRLGIQAFEPILIEGKAIRLHPLVCSAFNADFDGDQMAVHVPLSLEAQLEARVLMMSTNNILHPANGQPIIVPSQDIVLGLYYLSLMNEKEPGEGMAFGSYAELEHAIDNKVVTLHTKIKGRVTSFDADGKQTTEIVETTPGRMLIGQILPKSAKVPFSTANQLMTKKMISKMIDTVYRGCGQKETVIFCDRVMQLGFKNACDAGISFGKDDMVIPASKYTIVEAARKQVEEFEQQYNDGLITQGEKYNKVVDAWAKCGDKVAEEMMDAIRTVQIDEETGRQKPINSVYMMSHSGARGSPAQMKQLAGMRGLMARPDGSIIETPITANFKEGLNVLEYFNSTHGARKGLADTALKTANSGYLTRRLVDVAQDAIIVSTDCGTERGLTMEPIVDAGQVVASIGQRVLGRTAADDIFHPLTGDLIAAKGHLLEEKDVDVIEEARIQSIRIRSPLTCDMRQGTCAACYGRDLARGTPVNMGEAVGVIAAQSIGEPGTQLTMRTFHIGGTAQVVDSSFLESGAEGKIAIRNPNVVKVEGDKLVVMARNVSLAVLDADGKERATHKVAYGAKLLIKEGDMVRRGQRLAEWDPYTRPILAEVEGEVVFEDLLDGTSVAENTDEATGFTKRVVIDWRTNPRGEGLKPALAIARDGAVLKVERGGEARYLLSVDAVIAAEPGEKVSPGDVLARIPLESAKTKDITGGLPRVAELFEARRPKDHAIIAEIDGTIRFGRDYKNKRRVIIEPHEEGGEPVEYLIPKGKPFHLQEGDAIEKGEYILDGNPAPHDILAIKGVEELARYLVNEIQEVYRLQGVMINDKHIEVIVRQMLQKVEIVNPGDSGLLKDEQLDKLDFDELNDALVADGKKPATANPVLLGITKASLQTRSFVSAASFQETTRVLTEAAVSGKADLLEGLKENVIVGRLIPAGTGAGISSAKLIASKRDDLILDERRRQANTPKIAAPAAE is encoded by the coding sequence ATGAACCATCATTCCCACGTCATGGACCCGTTCAACCCGGCGGTTCCCGTGCAGACCTTCGATCAGATGAAGATCTCGATCGCCTCGCCAGAAAAGATCCTGAGCTGGTCCTATGGCGAGATCAAGAAGCCGGAAACCATCAACTATCGTACGTTCAAGCCTGAACGCGATGGCCTGTTCTGCGCGCGCATCTTTGGCCCCGTAAAGGACTATGAGTGCCTGTGCGGCAAGTACAAGCGCATGAAGTTCAAGGGCGTCATCTGTGAGAAGTGCGGCGTCGAAGTCACCCTGAGCCGCGTTCGTCGCGAGCGCATGGGTCACATCGAGCTGGCCGCGCCCGTCGCCCACATCTGGTTCCTGAAGTCCCTGCCGTCGCGTATCGCGCTGCTGCTCGATATGACGCTCAAGGACATCGAGCGCATCCTGTACTTCGAAAACTACGTCGTTCTCGATCCAGGCCTGACGCCCTTCACCCAGCACGAACTGCTGAATGAGGAGCAGTTCCTCGACGCCCAGGACGAATATGGTGCCGACAGCTTCACCGCCAAGATCGGCGCCGAAGCCATTCGCGACATCCTGCTGGCGCTCGATCTGGAAAAGATCGCGGCAAACCTGCGCGTGGAAATTGCCGAGTCGACCACTGAGCTCAAGCCAAAGAAGCTGGCCAAGCGCCTCAAGATCGTCGAGCAGTTTATTGTCTCCGGGAATAAGCCGGAGTGGATGATCATGACGATCATCCCGGTCATTCCGCCCGAGCTGCGCCCGCTGGTGCCGCTGGATGGCGGCCGCTTTGCCACGTCCGATCTGAACGATCTCTATCGTCGCGTGATCAACCGCAACAACCGCCTCAAGCGCCTGATCGAGCTGCGTGCCCCTGACATCATCATCCGCAACGAAAAGCGCATGCTGCAGGAAGCCGTTGACGCGCTGTTCGACAACGGTCGCCGTGGCCGCACCATTACCGGTGCCAACAAGCGTCCGCTCAAGTCGCTGTCCGACATGCTCAAGGGCAAGCAGGGCCGGTTCCGCCAGAACCTGCTCGGCAAGCGCGTCGACTATTCGGGTCGTTCGGTCATCACCGTGGGTCCGAACCTCAAGCTGCACCAGTGCGGCCTGCCCAAGAAGATGGCGCTCGAGCTGTTCAAGCCCTTCATCTATTCGCGCCTCGAAGCCAAGGGCTTCAGCTCGACGGTGAAGCAGGCCAAGAAGCTGGTCGAGAAGGAAAAGCCGGAAGTCTGGGATATCCTCGATGAGGTGATCCGCGAGCATCCGGTGCTGCTCAACCGCGCACCGACCCTGCATCGCCTTGGCATCCAGGCCTTCGAGCCCATCCTGATCGAAGGCAAGGCCATCCGTCTGCATCCGCTCGTCTGCTCGGCCTTCAACGCCGACTTCGACGGTGACCAGATGGCCGTGCACGTTCCGCTGTCGCTCGAAGCGCAGCTGGAAGCGCGCGTGCTGATGATGTCGACGAACAACATCCTGCACCCTGCCAATGGCCAGCCGATCATCGTGCCGAGCCAGGACATCGTGCTGGGTCTCTACTACCTCTCGTTGATGAACGAGAAGGAGCCCGGCGAAGGCATGGCATTCGGTTCCTATGCCGAGCTTGAGCATGCCATCGACAACAAGGTCGTCACCCTGCACACCAAGATCAAGGGCCGTGTCACGTCCTTTGACGCCGATGGCAAGCAGACCACCGAGATCGTGGAAACGACCCCGGGCCGCATGCTGATCGGGCAGATCCTGCCCAAGAGCGCCAAGGTGCCGTTCTCGACCGCCAACCAGCTGATGACCAAGAAGATGATCTCCAAGATGATCGACACGGTTTACCGTGGCTGCGGTCAGAAAGAGACCGTGATCTTCTGCGATCGCGTGATGCAGCTTGGCTTCAAGAATGCCTGCGATGCCGGCATTTCGTTCGGCAAGGACGACATGGTTATCCCTGCTTCCAAGTACACCATCGTGGAAGCCGCGCGTAAGCAGGTCGAAGAGTTCGAGCAGCAGTACAATGACGGCCTGATCACCCAGGGCGAGAAGTACAACAAGGTCGTCGACGCCTGGGCCAAGTGTGGCGACAAGGTTGCCGAAGAGATGATGGACGCGATCCGCACCGTGCAGATCGACGAGGAGACCGGTCGTCAGAAGCCGATCAACTCGGTCTACATGATGAGCCATTCGGGTGCCCGTGGTTCGCCGGCACAGATGAAGCAGCTGGCCGGCATGCGCGGCCTGATGGCCCGTCCTGACGGCTCGATCATCGAGACCCCGATCACGGCTAACTTCAAGGAAGGCCTCAACGTTCTCGAATACTTCAACTCCACCCACGGTGCCCGCAAGGGTCTGGCGGATACGGCGTTGAAGACCGCGAACTCGGGTTACCTGACGCGTCGTCTCGTCGACGTGGCGCAGGACGCGATCATCGTGTCGACCGATTGCGGCACCGAGCGTGGCCTGACCATGGAGCCCATCGTTGATGCGGGCCAGGTCGTGGCTTCGATCGGCCAGCGCGTGCTGGGCCGTACCGCTGCCGACGACATCTTCCATCCGCTGACCGGCGATCTGATCGCAGCCAAGGGTCATCTGCTGGAAGAAAAGGATGTCGACGTCATCGAAGAGGCACGTATCCAGTCGATCCGGATCCGTTCGCCCCTGACCTGCGACATGCGCCAGGGTACCTGCGCGGCCTGCTATGGCCGTGACCTTGCTCGCGGTACCCCCGTGAACATGGGTGAAGCTGTGGGCGTTATCGCCGCGCAGTCGATCGGTGAACCCGGCACCCAGCTGACCATGCGTACGTTCCACATTGGTGGCACGGCACAGGTGGTTGACTCCTCGTTCCTTGAATCAGGTGCTGAAGGCAAGATCGCCATCCGCAATCCCAACGTGGTCAAGGTCGAGGGCGACAAGCTGGTCGTCATGGCTCGTAACGTGTCGCTGGCCGTGCTCGATGCCGATGGCAAGGAGCGCGCGACGCACAAGGTGGCCTATGGCGCCAAGCTGCTGATCAAGGAAGGCGACATGGTTCGCCGTGGTCAGCGTCTGGCCGAATGGGACCCCTACACCCGTCCGATCCTGGCCGAAGTCGAAGGCGAAGTCGTGTTCGAGGATCTGCTCGACGGCACCTCGGTTGCGGAAAACACCGACGAGGCAACGGGCTTCACCAAGCGCGTCGTCATCGACTGGCGGACCAATCCGCGTGGCGAAGGGCTCAAGCCAGCCCTGGCCATTGCGCGCGATGGTGCCGTGCTCAAGGTGGAACGTGGTGGCGAAGCCCGTTACCTGCTCTCGGTTGATGCGGTCATTGCCGCTGAGCCGGGCGAGAAGGTATCGCCGGGTGACGTGCTGGCGCGTATTCCGCTCGAGTCAGCCAAGACCAAGGACATCACGGGTGGTCTGCCGCGCGTGGCCGAACTGTTCGAGGCTCGTCGTCCCAAGGATCACGCCATCATCGCCGAGATCGATGGCACGATCCGCTTCGGTCGCGACTACAAGAACAAGCGTCGCGTCATCATCGAGCCCCATGAAGAGGGCGGTGAGCCGGTCGAGTATCTGATCCCCAAGGGCAAGCCGTTCCATCTTCAGGAAGGCGATGCCATTGAAAAGGGTGAATATATCCTCGACGGCAACCCGGCGCCGCACGACATTCTGGCCATAAAGGGCGTGGAAGAGCTTGCTCGTTACCTCGTCAATGAAATCCAGGAAGTCTATCGTCTGCAGGGCGTGATGATCAACGACAAGCACATCGAGGTGATCGTTCGCCAGATGCTGCAGAAGGTCGAGATCGTCAATCCAGGTGACTCGGGCCTGCTCAAGGACGAGCAGCTCGACAAGCTCGACTTTGACGAGCTCAACGACGCGCTGGTTGCTGACGGCAAGAAGCCGGCAACGGCCAACCCCGTGCTGCTGGGTATTACCAAGGCGTCGCTGCAGACCCGTTCGTTCGTGTCGGCTGCCTCGTTCCAGGAAACCACCCGCGTGCTGACCGAAGCTGCCGTATCCGGCAAGGCCGATCTGCTCGAAGGCCTCAAGGAAAACGTGATCGTTGGTCGCCTGATCCCGGCCGGTACGGGTGCCGGCATCTCCTCGGCCAAGCTCATCGCTTCCAAGCGCGATGACCTGATCCTGGATGAACGCCGCCGCCAGGCTAACACGCCCAAGATTGCCGCGCCCGCTGCCGAATAG
- the rpsL gene encoding 30S ribosomal protein S12 produces MPTINQLIRKPRASKPKRNKVPAMEANPQKRGVCSRVYTTTPKKPNSALRKVAKVRLTNSREVISYIPGEGHNLQEHSVVLIRGGRVRDLPGVRYHVLRGVLDTQSVKDRKQRRSKYGAKRPK; encoded by the coding sequence ATGCCCACCATTAATCAGCTGATCCGCAAGCCACGCGCCAGCAAGCCAAAGCGGAACAAGGTTCCGGCGATGGAAGCAAACCCGCAGAAGCGCGGCGTTTGTTCACGTGTCTATACGACCACTCCCAAGAAGCCAAACTCGGCTCTGCGCAAGGTTGCCAAGGTTCGCCTGACCAATTCGCGCGAAGTGATTTCGTACATTCCAGGTGAAGGTCACAACCTTCAGGAGCACTCGGTGGTCCTGATCCGTGGTGGCCGCGTTCGCGACCTTCCCGGCGTTCGCTATCACGTGCTCCGCGGCGTCCTCGACACGCAGAGCGTCAAGGACCGCAAGCAGCGCCGGTCCAAGTATGGCGCGAAGCGTCCGAAGTAA
- the rpsG gene encoding 30S ribosomal protein S7 — translation MSRRHRAEKRDVIPDAKFGDLVLTKFMNSLMKDGKKSAAESIVYGAFDIVEAKVKQNPVEVFHTALENIRPSVEVRSRRVGGATYQVPVEVRADRQQALAIRWLIDSARKRGENTMRERLSGELMDALNGRGQAVKKREDTHRMADANRAFSHYRW, via the coding sequence ATGTCCCGTCGCCACCGCGCAGAAAAGCGTGACGTTATTCCGGACGCAAAGTTCGGCGATCTCGTCCTTACCAAGTTCATGAATTCGCTCATGAAGGACGGCAAGAAGTCGGCCGCCGAAAGCATCGTTTACGGTGCCTTCGACATCGTCGAAGCCAAGGTCAAGCAGAACCCCGTCGAGGTGTTCCACACGGCCCTGGAAAACATCCGTCCTTCGGTTGAAGTGCGTTCGCGCCGCGTTGGCGGTGCTACGTACCAGGTTCCTGTTGAAGTCCGTGCGGACCGTCAGCAGGCCTTGGCCATTCGTTGGCTGATCGACTCCGCTCGCAAGCGCGGCGAGAACACCATGCGTGAACGCCTGTCGGGCGAGCTCATGGATGCTCTCAATGGTCGTGGTCAGGCCGTCAAGAAGCGCGAAGATACGCACCGTATGGCTGACGCCAACCGTGCCTTCTCGCACTACCGCTGGTAG
- the fusA gene encoding elongation factor G gives MAREYPINLYRNFGIMAHIDAGKTTTTERILYYTGKSHKIGEVHDGAATMDWMEQEQERGITITSAATTTFWKDRTGTQHRFNIIDTPGHVDFTIEVERSLRVLDGAVALLDANAGVEPQTETVWRQADKYSVPRLVFVNKMDKIGADFYRCVEMIGTRLGAKAVPVQLPIGAENDFKGVVDLIEMNALVWRNEELGAQWDVVEIPDDLKEAAAKYREQMIEAAVEIDDDAMEAFLNGEVPNNETIRRLLRRGTIDAKFFLIFAGSAFKNKGVQPLLDGVIDYLPSPMDVPAIQGIDAKTELPIERHADDSEPLSMLAFKIANDPHMGSLTFCRIYSGHVEQGAMLENTVKEKRERVGRMFQMHANSREQITEAFAGDIVAIVGLKDTTTGDTLCAQNAQVILERMIFPEPVIDISVEPKSKADQEKMGLALNRLAAEDPSFRVKTDEESGQTIISGMGELHLDILVDRMRREFKVEANIGQPQVAYRETITRAADVDYTHKKQSGGSGQFARVKLSIEPGEVGKGLEFVNAVVGGSVPREYIPGVEKGVKSVMGSGPLIGFPIVDVKVTLTEGAYHDVDSSVLAFEIAGRAGFNEAIRKASPKILEPIMKVEVVTPDDYMGDVIGDLNSRRGQIQGTESRGVLQVVDAFVPLANMFGYVNSLRSMSQGRAQYSMTFDHYEQVPQAVADEVQAKYA, from the coding sequence ATGGCACGCGAATATCCAATCAATCTGTATCGTAACTTCGGCATCATGGCTCACATTGATGCTGGCAAGACGACCACGACCGAACGCATCCTGTACTATACCGGCAAGTCCCATAAGATCGGCGAAGTCCATGACGGCGCTGCCACCATGGACTGGATGGAGCAGGAGCAGGAACGCGGCATCACGATTACGTCGGCTGCCACGACCACGTTCTGGAAAGACCGTACCGGTACCCAGCACCGCTTCAACATCATCGACACCCCCGGCCACGTCGACTTCACCATTGAAGTCGAACGTTCGCTGCGCGTGCTCGACGGTGCCGTTGCCCTGCTGGACGCCAATGCCGGCGTCGAGCCCCAGACCGAGACGGTCTGGCGCCAGGCCGACAAGTACAGCGTTCCGCGCCTCGTCTTCGTCAATAAGATGGACAAGATCGGCGCCGATTTCTATCGCTGCGTCGAGATGATCGGCACGCGCCTCGGCGCCAAGGCCGTTCCTGTCCAGCTGCCGATCGGCGCTGAGAATGACTTCAAGGGCGTTGTCGATCTGATCGAGATGAATGCCCTGGTCTGGCGCAACGAAGAGCTGGGTGCCCAGTGGGACGTTGTCGAGATCCCGGACGACCTCAAGGAAGCTGCCGCCAAGTATCGCGAGCAGATGATCGAGGCCGCTGTCGAGATCGACGACGATGCCATGGAAGCCTTCCTCAACGGCGAAGTCCCGAACAACGAGACCATCCGTCGCCTGCTGCGTCGCGGCACGATCGATGCCAAGTTCTTCCTGATCTTCGCGGGCTCGGCCTTCAAGAACAAGGGCGTTCAGCCACTGCTGGACGGCGTTATCGATTACCTGCCGTCGCCAATGGACGTGCCGGCAATCCAGGGTATCGATGCCAAGACCGAACTGCCAATCGAGCGTCATGCTGACGACAGCGAGCCGCTGTCGATGCTGGCCTTCAAGATCGCCAACGACCCGCACATGGGTTCGCTGACGTTCTGCCGCATCTACTCGGGTCACGTCGAGCAGGGCGCCATGCTGGAAAACACGGTCAAGGAAAAGCGCGAACGCGTTGGCCGCATGTTCCAGATGCACGCCAATAGCCGTGAGCAGATCACGGAAGCTTTCGCTGGCGACATCGTCGCTATCGTGGGCCTCAAGGACACCACGACCGGCGACACGCTCTGTGCGCAGAATGCCCAGGTCATCCTGGAACGCATGATCTTCCCAGAGCCCGTGATCGACATCTCGGTGGAACCCAAGTCCAAGGCCGACCAGGAAAAGATGGGCCTCGCGCTCAATCGTTTGGCTGCTGAAGATCCAAGCTTCCGCGTCAAGACCGACGAAGAATCCGGCCAGACCATCATTTCGGGCATGGGCGAGCTTCACCTCGACATTCTCGTCGACCGTATGCGTCGCGAGTTCAAGGTCGAGGCCAATATCGGTCAGCCGCAGGTTGCCTATCGCGAGACCATCACGCGCGCTGCCGATGTGGACTATACCCACAAGAAGCAGTCGGGTGGTTCGGGTCAGTTTGCCCGCGTCAAGCTCTCGATCGAGCCAGGCGAAGTCGGCAAGGGCCTCGAATTCGTGAACGCCGTCGTCGGCGGTTCGGTCCCCCGGGAATATATTCCGGGCGTCGAAAAGGGCGTGAAGTCGGTTATGGGTTCCGGCCCACTGATCGGGTTCCCCATCGTTGACGTCAAGGTGACGTTGACCGAAGGCGCCTACCATGACGTCGACTCCTCGGTTCTCGCCTTTGAAATCGCTGGTCGTGCTGGCTTCAACGAAGCCATCCGCAAGGCGTCGCCAAAGATCCTCGAGCCGATCATGAAGGTTGAAGTTGTCACGCCAGACGATTACATGGGCGACGTTATCGGCGACCTCAATTCACGACGTGGTCAGATCCAGGGCACTGAAAGCCGTGGTGTTCTCCAGGTTGTGGATGCCTTCGTACCGCTCGCGAACATGTTTGGTTATGTGAACTCGCTGCGCTCCATGAGCCAGGGTCGTGCACAGTACTCGATGACGTTCGACCACTACGAGCAGGTGCCGCAGGCCGTCGCCGACGAAGTCCAGGCCAAATACGCCTAA
- the tuf gene encoding elongation factor Tu codes for MGKEKFSRNKPHCNIGTIGHVDHGKTSLTAAITKILAETGGAVFKNYADIDAAPEEKARGITINTAHVEYETANRHYAHVDCPGHADYVKNMITGAAQMDGAILVVSAADGPMPQTREHILLARQVGVPALVVFLNKCDMVDDPELLELVELEVRELLSSYEYPGDDIPVVKGSALAALEDSDRKLGHDAILELMAAVDSYIPQPERPIDQPFLLPIEDVFSISGRGTVVTGRVERGIVKVGEEVEIVGIKATQKTTVTGVEMFRKLLDSGQAGDNVGALIRGIDRTQVERGQVLCKPGSVTPHTDFVAEAYILTKEEGGRHTPFFGNYRPQFYFRTTDVTGIVTLPEGTEMVMPGDNINMNVQLIVPIAMEEKLRFAIREGGRTVGAGVVAKILK; via the coding sequence ATGGGCAAGGAAAAGTTTTCCCGCAATAAGCCTCACTGCAACATCGGCACCATTGGTCACGTTGACCATGGCAAGACCTCGCTGACAGCTGCGATCACCAAGATCCTGGCCGAGACCGGCGGCGCTGTGTTCAAGAACTACGCGGACATCGATGCTGCGCCTGAAGAGAAGGCACGCGGGATCACCATCAACACTGCTCACGTTGAGTATGAGACGGCTAACCGTCACTACGCTCACGTCGACTGCCCAGGCCACGCCGACTATGTGAAGAACATGATCACCGGCGCTGCCCAGATGGACGGCGCGATCCTGGTCGTGTCGGCTGCCGACGGCCCGATGCCCCAGACCCGTGAGCACATCCTGCTCGCCCGTCAGGTTGGCGTTCCCGCCCTGGTCGTGTTCCTGAACAAGTGCGACATGGTCGACGATCCCGAGCTGCTCGAGCTCGTCGAGCTCGAAGTTCGCGAACTGCTGTCGTCCTATGAGTATCCCGGCGATGACATCCCCGTCGTCAAGGGTTCGGCTCTGGCCGCTCTCGAAGACAGCGATCGCAAGCTTGGCCACGACGCCATTCTCGAACTGATGGCTGCCGTGGATAGCTATATCCCACAGCCAGAGCGTCCGATTGACCAGCCGTTCCTGCTCCCGATCGAAGACGTGTTCTCGATCTCGGGCCGCGGCACCGTGGTTACCGGTCGTGTCGAGCGTGGCATCGTCAAGGTTGGCGAAGAAGTCGAAATCGTCGGCATCAAGGCAACCCAGAAGACCACCGTTACCGGTGTCGAAATGTTCCGCAAGCTGCTCGATTCGGGCCAGGCTGGCGACAACGTTGGCGCCCTGATCCGTGGTATCGATCGTACTCAGGTTGAGCGCGGTCAGGTTCTGTGCAAGCCCGGCTCCGTGACCCCACACACCGACTTCGTTGCTGAGGCCTATATCCTCACCAAGGAAGAAGGCGGTCGTCACACCCCGTTCTTCGGCAACTATCGTCCGCAGTTCTACTTCCGTACCACGGACGTGACGGGCATCGTTACCCTGCCAGAAGGCACGGAAATGGTTATGCCAGGTGACAACATCAATATGAACGTTCAGCTGATCGTTCCGATCGCCATGGAAGAAAAGCTTCGCTTTGCTATCCGTGAAGGTGGCCGCACCGTCGGCGCCGGCGTGGTCGCGAAGATCCTGAAGTAA
- the rpsJ gene encoding 30S ribosomal protein S10, with amino-acid sequence MNGQNIRIRLKAFDHRVLDASTREIVSTAKRTGAQVRGPIPLPTRIDKFTVNRSPHIDKKSREQFEIRTHKRLLDIVDPTPQTVDALMKLDLAAGVDVEIKL; translated from the coding sequence ATGAACGGTCAGAATATTCGCATTCGCCTCAAGGCGTTTGACCATCGCGTTCTCGACGCATCGACGCGTGAGATCGTCTCGACGGCCAAGCGGACAGGCGCGCAGGTTCGCGGTCCCATTCCGCTGCCGACGCGAATCGACAAGTTTACCGTGAACCGCTCGCCCCACATCGACAAGAAGTCGCGTGAGCAGTTCGAGATTCGGACACACAAGCGTCTTCTGGACATTGTGGACCCGACGCCTCAGACGGTTGATGCGCTGATGAAGCTCGATCTCGCCGCCGGCGTTGACGTCGAAATCAAGCTCTAA
- the rplC gene encoding 50S ribosomal protein L3: MRSGLIAQKLGMTRIFAEDGSHVPVTVLSLQNCQVVGQRTADKDGYVALQLGSGQAKAKNTSKAERGIFAVAKVEPKRHVAEFRVDEANLIEVGATLQADHFVTGQLVDVTGTSIGKGFAGGMKRWNFGGLRASHGVSVSHRSIGSTGGRQDPGKTFKGKKMPGHMGDRRITTQNVKVVKTDVERGLIMIQGSVPGSKGAWIMIKDAVKKPAPQGAAFPGSFKAAAEVAGEGN; this comes from the coding sequence ATGCGTTCTGGATTGATCGCACAGAAGCTGGGCATGACCCGCATTTTCGCTGAGGACGGCTCGCACGTTCCAGTGACCGTGCTGAGTCTGCAGAACTGCCAGGTGGTAGGCCAGCGGACGGCTGACAAGGACGGCTACGTCGCATTGCAGCTTGGCTCGGGCCAGGCCAAGGCGAAGAACACCAGCAAGGCCGAGCGCGGCATTTTCGCCGTCGCCAAGGTTGAGCCAAAGCGCCACGTCGCGGAATTCCGCGTCGACGAAGCCAACCTCATCGAGGTCGGCGCTACGTTGCAGGCAGACCATTTCGTCACGGGCCAGCTGGTGGACGTCACCGGTACCTCGATCGGTAAGGGTTTCGCCGGCGGCATGAAGCGCTGGAACTTCGGCGGCCTGCGTGCTTCGCATGGTGTGTCGGTTTCGCACCGTTCGATCGGTTCTACCGGTGGTCGTCAGGACCCGGGTAAGACCTTCAAGGGCAAGAAGATGCCGGGCCACATGGGCGATCGTCGCATCACCACGCAGAACGTCAAGGTCGTCAAGACCGATGTCGAGCGCGGTTTGATCATGATCCAGGGTTCGGTTCCAGGCTCCAAGGGCGCATGGATCATGATCAAGGACGCGGTGAAGAAGCCAGCCCCTCAGGGCGCTGCTTTCCCGGGCTCTTTCAAGGCCGCCGCTGAAGTTGCGGGGGAAGGTAACTAA
- the rplD gene encoding 50S ribosomal protein L4 encodes MELKVTTLDGKAAGNIQLADDVFGLEVRQDILHRMVRYQQLKAMSGTHDVKNRSEGVRTGKKFGKQKGGGGARHGDRKAPQFRGGGRAFGPTPRSHAIDLPKKVRALALKHALSSKIKSGSLIIVDSVSQKDNKTAGLLATFGKLAWTNALIIDGAVVDQNFVLAARNIPHIDVLPVQGINVVSILKRDKLVLTKAALEALEARFA; translated from the coding sequence ATGGAACTCAAGGTCACAACCCTCGACGGCAAAGCTGCTGGCAATATCCAGCTTGCTGACGACGTCTTCGGTCTGGAAGTCCGCCAGGACATCCTGCACCGCATGGTTCGCTACCAGCAGCTCAAGGCAATGTCCGGCACGCACGATGTGAAAAATCGTTCGGAAGGTGTTCGCACGGGCAAGAAGTTCGGCAAGCAGAAGGGTGGCGGCGGTGCGCGTCACGGCGATCGCAAGGCTCCCCAGTTCCGTGGTGGTGGTCGTGCATTCGGTCCGACCCCGCGCAGCCATGCCATTGATCTTCCCAAGAAGGTCCGTGCACTGGCGCTCAAGCATGCCCTGTCGTCCAAGATCAAGTCTGGCTCGCTCATCATCGTCGATAGCGTTTCCCAGAAGGACAACAAGACGGCCGGTCTGCTGGCCACGTTCGGCAAGCTGGCCTGGACCAATGCGCTGATCATCGATGGTGCAGTTGTCGACCAGAACTTCGTTCTGGCCGCTCGCAACATCCCGCATATCGACGTGCTGCCAGTGCAGGGGATCAACGTTGTGTCGATCCTCAAGCGCGACAAGCTCGTCCTGACCAAGGCAGCGCTTGAAGCGCTGGAAGCGAGGTTCGCATGA
- a CDS encoding 50S ribosomal protein L23, whose amino-acid sequence MNKLSAYDIVRNPVVTEKSTMASEHNQVVFDVAIDANKTDIKAAVEQLFSVKVKAVNTLVRKGKVKRFRGKVGTRNDVKKAIVTLVDGQSIDISTGL is encoded by the coding sequence ATGAACAAGCTCAGCGCTTACGACATCGTCCGGAACCCGGTCGTGACTGAAAAGTCGACCATGGCCTCCGAACATAACCAGGTCGTTTTCGACGTGGCGATTGATGCCAACAAGACCGATATCAAGGCTGCCGTCGAGCAGTTGTTCTCGGTCAAGGTCAAGGCAGTGAATACCCTGGTCCGCAAGGGCAAGGTGAAGCGCTTCCGTGGCAAGGTTGGCACGCGCAACGACGTCAAGAAGGCGATCGTTACCCTCGTCGACGGCCAGTCGATCGACATTTCGACCGGCCTCTAA